The Streptomyces sp. P9-A4 genome contains a region encoding:
- a CDS encoding PTS sugar transporter subunit IIA: MTTVTSPLAGRAIGLAAVPDPVFSGAMVGPGTAIDPVREPSEAVSPIDGVVVSMHPHAFVVVDGEGHGVLTHLGIDTVQLNGQGFELLVKKGDTVTRGQAVVRWNPADVEAAGKSPICPIVALEATADSLSDVVEDGDVKAGDQLFGWR, translated from the coding sequence ATGACAACCGTGACGTCGCCGCTTGCTGGACGCGCCATCGGTCTCGCCGCAGTTCCCGACCCGGTCTTCTCCGGTGCGATGGTCGGTCCCGGTACCGCCATCGATCCCGTACGTGAGCCCTCGGAGGCCGTCTCCCCCATCGACGGGGTCGTCGTCTCCATGCACCCGCACGCCTTCGTCGTCGTCGACGGCGAGGGACACGGGGTGCTGACCCACCTCGGCATCGACACCGTTCAGCTCAACGGGCAGGGCTTCGAGCTGCTCGTCAAAAAGGGTGACACCGTGACGCGCGGACAGGCCGTCGTGCGCTGGAACCCGGCTGACGTCGAGGCCGCCGGCAAGTCCCCCATCTGTCCCATCGTGGCCCTGGAGGCCACCGCGGACTCGCTCTCCGATGTCGTCGAGGACGGCGACGTGAAGGCCGGCGACCAGCTCTTCGGCTGGCGTTGA
- a CDS encoding DUF881 domain-containing protein, which translates to MSQQPPVRSTGSPPPRPDASMSLLNNVIDHALDDGYAEATARRAAEGRGLPRSLRAKLGVAAGLVLAAAVVTVGAAEARISAPVVAKERQELIDRIETETSTADQLEQDVERIRSEVGERQRQALQQHGGDQAELVALLSGATPVHGPGVKLVVDDAKGTDTGGGGPRESSGFSDTGRVRDRDMQRLINGLWESGAEAVAINGQRLTSLSAIRAAGDAVLVDNKPLVPPYTILAVGDGQRLSTTFQDSADGQYLHALVENFGIRSSISAEGDVRLPAAPSLTVRTAEPRGAGAATPSGRATADTGKGTS; encoded by the coding sequence ATGTCGCAGCAGCCCCCCGTTCGGAGCACCGGATCGCCACCGCCGCGTCCGGACGCGTCCATGTCGCTGCTGAACAACGTGATCGACCACGCGCTCGACGACGGCTACGCGGAGGCGACCGCCCGGCGGGCCGCCGAGGGCCGTGGACTGCCCCGTAGCCTGCGGGCCAAACTCGGTGTCGCCGCGGGCCTCGTGCTCGCCGCCGCCGTGGTGACCGTGGGTGCGGCCGAGGCGCGGATCTCCGCGCCGGTCGTCGCCAAGGAACGCCAGGAGCTGATCGACCGGATCGAGACGGAGACGTCCACGGCCGATCAGCTGGAACAGGACGTCGAGCGGATCAGGTCCGAGGTCGGCGAACGCCAGCGGCAGGCACTCCAGCAGCACGGCGGCGACCAGGCCGAGCTGGTCGCGCTCCTCTCGGGCGCGACGCCGGTCCACGGCCCCGGGGTGAAGCTCGTCGTCGACGACGCCAAGGGCACCGACACCGGGGGAGGGGGTCCGCGCGAGAGCAGCGGCTTCTCCGACACGGGCCGGGTACGCGACCGGGACATGCAGCGCCTGATCAACGGACTGTGGGAGTCGGGCGCCGAGGCGGTCGCCATCAACGGCCAGCGGCTCACCTCACTGTCCGCGATCCGGGCCGCGGGCGACGCCGTACTGGTCGACAACAAGCCGCTGGTACCGCCCTACACGATCCTCGCGGTCGGGGACGGGCAGCGGCTGAGCACCACGTTCCAGGACAGCGCCGACGGGCAGTACCTGCACGCGCTGGTGGAGAACTTCGGGATCAGGAGCAGCATCTCGGCCGAGGGCGACGTACGCCTGCCGGCCGCGCCGAGCCTGACCGTACGTACCGCAGAGCCGAGGGGGGCCGGGGCGGCGACGCCGTCCGGTCGGGCCACGGCCGACACAGGGAAGGGCACATCGTGA
- a CDS encoding small basic family protein — MIAVLGLIVGVVVGLLVRPEVPAVVEPYLPIAVVAALDAVFGGLRAMLDGIFVDKVFVVSFLSNVVVAALIVFLGDKLGVGAQLSTGVVVVLGIRIFSNAAAIRRHVFRA; from the coding sequence GTGATCGCCGTACTGGGCCTGATCGTCGGAGTCGTGGTCGGACTGTTGGTCCGCCCCGAAGTTCCGGCGGTGGTCGAGCCCTATCTTCCGATCGCCGTGGTCGCCGCCCTCGACGCGGTCTTCGGCGGCCTGCGGGCCATGCTCGACGGGATCTTCGTCGACAAGGTGTTCGTGGTCTCGTTCCTCTCGAACGTGGTCGTGGCCGCGCTGATCGTCTTCCTCGGCGACAAGCTGGGCGTGGGCGCGCAGCTGTCGACGGGTGTCGTCGTCGTGCTCGGCATCCGGATCTTCTCCAACGCGGCCGCCATCCGGCGCCATGTCTTCCGGGCGTGA
- a CDS encoding FHA domain-containing protein has translation MSGGYGRCEGVRVGRCDGSRFVLPHGRVCFGQGESPVKLFAKLFGKSAREDGGNARHRASRHAQSEEQGGERPLFRDEVGGQGGDIPGTQGASSVDPAGAAPIGFGEPSTSSTGGGFTPDPYATQTSAGQPRQEDASMPVCTRCGHRNTADSRFCSHCGTPLRGGVAPERASETTSTISISGLEAYEAEITGQTQLPSLSPEALAAVEALPSGSALLVVRRGPNSGSRFLLDGELTTAGRHPQSDIFLDDFTVSRRHVEFRRAQDGSFTVADVGSLNGTYVNREPIDSAVLSNGDEVQIGKYRLVFYSSQRGV, from the coding sequence CTGTCCGGAGGATACGGACGTTGTGAAGGTGTCCGGGTCGGCAGGTGTGATGGATCTCGGTTCGTCCTGCCCCACGGGCGGGTCTGTTTCGGTCAAGGGGAATCGCCCGTGAAGTTGTTTGCGAAGTTGTTCGGCAAGAGCGCACGCGAGGACGGCGGCAACGCCAGGCACCGCGCGTCGCGCCATGCCCAGAGCGAGGAGCAGGGCGGCGAGCGCCCGCTCTTCCGCGACGAGGTCGGTGGCCAGGGTGGTGACATTCCGGGCACTCAGGGCGCGTCTTCTGTTGACCCCGCCGGTGCCGCCCCCATAGGTTTCGGAGAACCATCAACCTCAAGTACGGGTGGAGGGTTTACCCCCGATCCGTACGCGACACAGACCTCGGCGGGTCAGCCGCGGCAGGAGGATGCGTCCATGCCGGTGTGCACGAGGTGCGGTCACCGCAACACGGCCGACAGCCGTTTCTGCTCCCACTGCGGTACGCCGCTGCGGGGCGGGGTGGCTCCCGAGCGCGCTTCGGAGACGACCTCCACGATCTCCATCTCCGGGCTTGAGGCCTACGAGGCGGAGATCACCGGCCAGACGCAGCTGCCCTCGCTCTCTCCGGAGGCGCTGGCCGCCGTGGAGGCGCTGCCTTCCGGCTCCGCACTCCTCGTGGTGCGCAGGGGTCCCAACTCCGGCAGTCGTTTCCTGCTCGACGGCGAGCTGACGACGGCCGGCCGTCACCCCCAGAGCGACATCTTCCTGGACGACTTCACGGTCTCCCGGCGGCATGTCGAGTTCCGGCGGGCCCAGGACGGCAGTTTCACCGTTGCCGATGTCGGCAGCCTCAACGGCACGTACGTCAACCGTGAGCCGATCGACTCGGCCGTTCTGTCCAACGGCGACGAGGTGCAGATCGGCAAGTACCGGCTGGTCTTCTACTCGAGCCAGCGAGGCGTGTGA
- the ptsP gene encoding phosphoenolpyruvate--protein phosphotransferase — protein sequence METTLRGVGVSHGVAIGEVRHMGTAVLEPPAKQIPADEAEREQGRARQAVEAVAADLIARGNLAGGEAQHVLEAQAMIAQDPELIADVDRRIAVGSTAERGIYDAFSHYRELLAGAGEYMAGRVADLDDVRNRIVARLLGVPMPGVPDSDEPYVLIARDLAPADTALLDPTLVLGFVTEEGGPTSHSAILARALGVPAIVALPGAGEIAEGTLIAVDGSTGELFVDPSEEKKAELTEAAAARRAALATSSGPGATSDGHKVPLLANVGGPSDVPAAVEAGAEGVGLFRTEFLFLDDSKKAPSEEKQVEAYRKVLEAFPEGRVVVRVLDAGADKPLDFLTPTDEPNPALGVRGLRSLLDHPEVLRTQLTALAKAVEGLPVYLEVMAPMVADRTDAKAFADACREAGLRAKFGAMVEIPSAALRARSILQEVEFLSLGTNDLAQYTFAADRQVGAVSRLQDPWQPALLDLVAMSADAAKAEGKSCGVCGEAASDPLLACVLTGLGVTSLSMGAASIPYVRATLAKYTLAQCERAAAAARAADTAHEARLAAQAVLSGE from the coding sequence ATGGAGACAACGCTGCGAGGCGTCGGCGTCAGCCACGGTGTGGCGATCGGCGAGGTCCGGCACATGGGCACGGCGGTTCTCGAGCCGCCGGCCAAGCAGATTCCGGCGGACGAGGCGGAGCGCGAACAGGGGCGCGCCCGTCAGGCCGTCGAAGCTGTCGCTGCCGACCTGATTGCGCGTGGCAATCTGGCCGGCGGGGAGGCGCAGCACGTGCTGGAGGCCCAGGCGATGATCGCCCAGGACCCCGAGCTCATCGCCGATGTCGACCGCCGTATCGCCGTGGGCAGCACGGCCGAGCGCGGGATCTACGACGCGTTCTCGCACTATCGCGAGCTGCTCGCCGGTGCCGGTGAGTACATGGCCGGCCGGGTCGCAGACCTGGACGACGTGCGGAACCGGATCGTCGCGCGCCTCCTCGGTGTACCGATGCCCGGCGTGCCGGACAGCGACGAGCCGTACGTCCTGATCGCGCGGGACCTGGCGCCCGCCGACACGGCGCTGCTCGACCCGACGCTGGTCCTCGGGTTCGTGACGGAGGAGGGCGGGCCGACCAGCCACAGCGCGATCCTGGCGCGGGCGCTGGGTGTGCCGGCCATCGTGGCGCTGCCGGGCGCGGGTGAGATCGCCGAGGGCACGCTCATCGCCGTCGACGGTTCCACCGGTGAGCTCTTCGTGGACCCGAGCGAGGAGAAGAAGGCGGAGCTGACCGAGGCCGCCGCCGCGCGCAGGGCCGCGCTGGCCACGTCCAGCGGTCCCGGCGCCACCTCTGACGGGCACAAGGTGCCGCTGCTCGCCAACGTCGGTGGTCCTTCGGACGTGCCGGCGGCGGTCGAGGCGGGTGCGGAGGGCGTCGGTCTCTTCCGTACGGAGTTCCTCTTCCTGGACGACAGCAAGAAGGCTCCGTCCGAGGAGAAGCAGGTCGAGGCGTATCGCAAGGTGCTGGAGGCCTTCCCCGAGGGCCGTGTGGTCGTGCGGGTGCTGGACGCGGGTGCCGACAAGCCGCTGGACTTCCTGACGCCGACGGACGAGCCGAACCCGGCGCTCGGTGTGCGTGGCCTGCGGTCGCTGCTCGACCACCCGGAGGTACTGCGGACGCAGCTCACCGCGCTGGCGAAGGCGGTCGAGGGTCTGCCCGTGTACCTGGAGGTCATGGCGCCGATGGTGGCCGACCGTACGGACGCGAAGGCCTTCGCCGACGCGTGCCGTGAGGCCGGGCTGCGGGCGAAGTTCGGTGCGATGGTCGAGATCCCCTCGGCCGCGCTGCGGGCGCGCTCGATCCTCCAGGAGGTCGAGTTCCTGTCGCTGGGCACCAACGACCTGGCGCAGTACACCTTCGCCGCCGACCGTCAGGTCGGTGCGGTATCCCGGCTCCAGGACCCGTGGCAGCCGGCGCTGCTCGACCTGGTGGCGATGTCCGCCGACGCGGCCAAGGCCGAGGGCAAGAGCTGTGGTGTCTGTGGCGAGGCCGCTTCGGATCCGCTGCTCGCGTGTGTGCTGACGGGTCTGGGTGTCACCTCCCTCTCCATGGGTGCCGCGTCGATCCCGTACGTGCGGGCGACGCTGGCCAAGTACACGCTGGCGCAGTGCGAGCGTGCCGCGGCCGCGGCGCGGGCCGCGGACACGGCGCACGAGGCGCGGCTGGCCGCGCAGGCGGTGCTGTCCGGGGAGTGA
- a CDS encoding CDP-alcohol phosphatidyltransferase family protein encodes MEVQETRVQTDRVLTIPNILSMARLAGVPLFLWLILRPEFGGPNSDGWALLVLMLSGVSDYLDGKLARRWNQISNLGRLLDPAADRLYILSTLVGLTWREILPWWLTAALLAREAMLLVMVGILRRHGYPPPQVNFLGKAATFNLMYAFPLLLLSDGTGWLSSLAEVFGWAFAGWGTTLYWWAGILYVVQVRRLVKADTEAD; translated from the coding sequence GTGGAGGTCCAGGAGACTCGCGTTCAGACCGACCGGGTTCTCACCATCCCCAATATTCTCAGCATGGCGCGCCTCGCCGGCGTGCCGCTGTTTCTGTGGTTGATTCTCCGTCCGGAGTTCGGTGGGCCCAACAGTGACGGCTGGGCGCTTCTCGTGCTGATGCTCAGCGGCGTCAGTGACTATCTCGACGGCAAATTGGCCCGGCGCTGGAACCAGATCAGCAACCTCGGCCGGCTTCTCGATCCCGCCGCCGACCGGTTGTACATCCTGTCCACGCTCGTGGGCCTCACCTGGCGCGAGATTCTGCCGTGGTGGCTGACCGCCGCCCTGCTGGCGCGTGAGGCCATGCTGCTGGTGATGGTGGGAATCCTCCGCCGGCACGGCTACCCGCCGCCGCAGGTGAACTTCCTCGGCAAAGCCGCGACATTCAACCTGATGTACGCGTTCCCGTTGCTGCTTCTCAGTGACGGAACGGGCTGGCTCTCGTCACTCGCTGAAGTTTTCGGGTGGGCCTTCGCCGGATGGGGTACAACTCTGTATTGGTGGGCAGGGATCCTCTACGTGGTCCAGGTCCGTCGACTCGTGAAGGCGGATACCGAGGCCGATTGA
- a CDS encoding mannose-1-phosphate guanyltransferase has translation MKAVVMAGGEGTRLRPMTSSMPKPLLPVVNRPIMEHVLRLLKRHGLNETVVTVQFLAPLVRNYFGDGEELGMELTYANEEKPLGTAGSVKNAEEALKDDAFLVISGDALTDFDLTDLIAFHKEKGALVTVCLARVPNPLEFGITIVDEEGRVERFLEKPTWGQVFSDTVNTGIYVMEPEVFDYVQADTQVDWSGDVFPQLMKEGKPVYGYVAEGYWEDVGTHESYVKAQADVLEGKVQVDIDGFEISPGVWVAEGAEVHRDAVLRGPLYIGDYAKVEAGAEIREHTVIGSNVVVKSGAFLHKAVVHDNVYIGQQCNLRGCVIGKNTDIMRAARIEDGAVIGDECLVGEESIVQGNVRVYPFKTIEAGAFVNTSVIWESRGQAHLFGARGVSGILNVEITPELAVRLAGAYATTLKKGSTVTTARDHSRGARALKRAVISALQASAINVRDLENVPLPVARQQTARGSAGGIMVRTSPGVPDSVDIMFFDERGADLSQGGQRKLDRVFARQEYRRAFPGEIGDLSFPASVFDSYTGSLLRNVDTSGIAEAGLKVVVDASNGSAGLVLPSLLGRLQVDSLTINPGLDESRPTESAESRRAGLVRLGEIVASARAAFGVRFDPVGERLSLVDERGRIIEDDRALLVMLDLVAAERRSGRVALPVTTTRIAEQVAAYHGTQVEWTTTSPDDLTRVGREESTIFGGDGRGGFIVPEFSSVFDGAAAFVRLIGLVARTQLTLSQIDARIPRAHVLKKDIATPWAVKGLVMRRVVEAAGSRSVDTTDGVRVVEADGRWVMVLPDPAEAVTHLWAEGPDDASAQSLLDEWAEVVDSAGR, from the coding sequence ATGAAGGCCGTCGTGATGGCCGGTGGCGAAGGAACCCGACTTCGCCCCATGACCTCGAGCATGCCCAAGCCTCTACTGCCGGTGGTGAACCGGCCGATCATGGAGCACGTCCTACGACTGCTCAAGAGGCACGGTCTCAACGAGACCGTCGTCACCGTGCAGTTTCTCGCCCCTCTCGTCAGGAACTACTTCGGCGACGGCGAGGAGCTCGGGATGGAGCTCACGTATGCCAACGAGGAAAAGCCACTCGGTACAGCGGGAAGTGTGAAGAACGCCGAGGAGGCGCTGAAGGACGACGCCTTCCTCGTCATCTCGGGGGACGCGCTGACCGATTTCGACCTCACCGATCTCATCGCCTTCCACAAGGAGAAGGGCGCGCTCGTCACGGTCTGTCTCGCCCGGGTGCCGAATCCACTGGAATTCGGGATCACGATCGTCGACGAAGAGGGCAGGGTAGAGCGCTTCCTGGAGAAGCCGACCTGGGGGCAGGTGTTCTCGGACACGGTCAACACGGGCATCTACGTGATGGAGCCCGAGGTCTTCGACTACGTCCAGGCGGACACCCAGGTCGACTGGTCGGGTGATGTCTTTCCCCAGCTGATGAAGGAAGGCAAGCCGGTCTACGGCTATGTCGCCGAGGGCTACTGGGAGGACGTCGGCACCCACGAGAGCTATGTGAAGGCCCAGGCGGACGTCCTGGAGGGCAAGGTCCAGGTCGACATCGACGGCTTCGAGATCTCGCCCGGGGTCTGGGTCGCCGAAGGCGCCGAGGTACACCGCGACGCCGTTCTGCGCGGACCGCTCTACATCGGTGACTACGCCAAGGTCGAGGCCGGCGCCGAGATCCGTGAGCACACCGTCATCGGTTCGAACGTCGTCGTCAAGAGCGGGGCCTTCCTGCACAAGGCCGTCGTCCACGACAACGTGTACATCGGCCAGCAGTGCAATCTGCGCGGCTGTGTCATCGGGAAGAACACCGACATCATGCGGGCCGCCCGGATCGAGGACGGGGCCGTCATCGGGGACGAGTGCCTCGTCGGGGAGGAATCGATCGTCCAGGGGAATGTGCGCGTCTACCCCTTCAAGACGATCGAGGCCGGCGCCTTCGTCAACACCTCCGTCATCTGGGAGTCCCGCGGGCAGGCCCATCTCTTCGGGGCGCGCGGGGTCTCCGGCATCCTGAACGTGGAGATCACGCCCGAGCTGGCCGTTCGGCTCGCGGGGGCGTACGCCACGACCCTCAAGAAGGGCTCGACCGTCACCACCGCCCGAGACCACTCACGAGGTGCACGGGCGCTCAAGAGGGCGGTCATCTCGGCCCTGCAGGCCAGCGCCATCAACGTACGGGACCTGGAGAACGTGCCGCTGCCGGTGGCGCGGCAGCAGACCGCGCGGGGAAGCGCCGGCGGCATCATGGTGCGGACCTCGCCCGGCGTGCCCGACTCCGTCGACATCATGTTCTTCGACGAGCGTGGGGCCGACCTCTCACAGGGCGGGCAGCGCAAGCTCGACCGGGTGTTCGCTCGGCAGGAGTACCGGAGAGCCTTCCCCGGGGAGATCGGCGACCTGTCCTTCCCGGCGAGCGTCTTCGACTCGTACACCGGCTCGCTGCTGCGGAACGTCGACACCTCCGGGATCGCGGAAGCCGGTCTGAAGGTCGTCGTGGACGCCTCCAACGGCAGCGCCGGGCTCGTACTGCCCAGCCTGCTCGGGCGGCTCCAGGTGGACTCGCTGACGATCAACCCCGGGCTCGACGAGTCGAGGCCCACCGAGTCGGCCGAGAGCCGGCGGGCCGGGCTCGTACGGCTCGGGGAGATCGTGGCCTCGGCGCGGGCCGCCTTCGGAGTGCGGTTCGACCCCGTCGGCGAGCGGCTCTCGCTCGTGGACGAGCGCGGGCGGATCATCGAGGACGACCGCGCGCTCCTCGTCATGCTGGACCTGGTGGCCGCCGAGCGGCGGTCGGGGCGGGTGGCGCTGCCCGTGACCACGACACGGATCGCCGAGCAGGTCGCCGCCTACCACGGCACTCAGGTGGAGTGGACGACCACCTCGCCCGACGACCTCACCAGGGTCGGACGCGAGGAGTCGACGATCTTCGGCGGCGACGGGCGCGGCGGGTTCATCGTGCCCGAGTTCAGCAGCGTCTTCGACGGTGCCGCCGCCTTCGTCCGACTCATCGGGCTCGTCGCGCGGACACAGCTCACCCTGAGCCAGATCGACGCGCGGATTCCGCGGGCGCATGTCCTCAAGAAGGACATCGCGACCCCGTGGGCCGTGAAGGGGCTGGTGATGCGCCGGGTCGTCGAGGCGGCGGGCAGCCGGTCCGTCGACACCACCGACGGCGTGCGGGTGGTCGAGGCCGACGGGCGCTGGGTGATGGTGCTGCCCGACCCCGCGGAGGCCGTCACCCATCTGTGGGCCGAGGGGCCCGACGACGCCTCCGCGCAGAGCCTGCTCGACGAGTGGGCCGAGGTGGTCGACAGCGCAGGTCGCTGA
- a CDS encoding DUF881 domain-containing protein produces the protein MSENPQDPQDPKRPQEPQGPQRPQEPEDLGKPGRAAEAGEPEGTPEAVYDGTADHDVRVAVTPAGAPGTEPSGRRRLASALWPPRVTRAQLVVALLLFVLGLGLAIQVSSTSDNSALRGARQEDLVRILDELDDRTQRLEDEKARLEKQRSELESSSDQAEEARKQTQEKEQQLGILAGTVAAEGPGITLTVGDPTGAVESDMLLDAIQELRAAGAEAIQVNGVRVVADSYFTGSGDDMRIDGTKVAAPYVFKVIGKPEDLEPALNIPGGVVQTLEKEQATATVERAPKIVVDALRPAKRPDYAQSSSP, from the coding sequence ATGAGCGAGAACCCACAGGATCCGCAGGATCCGAAGCGCCCCCAGGAGCCGCAGGGCCCGCAGCGTCCCCAGGAGCCCGAGGACCTCGGGAAGCCCGGACGTGCTGCTGAGGCCGGCGAGCCCGAGGGGACCCCGGAGGCCGTCTACGACGGGACCGCGGACCACGACGTCCGGGTGGCCGTGACGCCGGCCGGCGCCCCCGGCACCGAGCCGAGCGGACGGCGGAGGCTGGCCTCCGCGCTCTGGCCGCCTCGGGTGACCCGGGCCCAACTCGTCGTCGCGCTGCTGCTGTTCGTCCTCGGTCTCGGTCTGGCCATCCAGGTCTCCTCGACCAGCGACAACAGCGCCCTGCGCGGGGCGCGGCAGGAGGACCTCGTCCGCATCCTCGACGAGCTCGACGACCGCACCCAGCGCCTGGAGGACGAGAAGGCGCGGCTGGAGAAGCAGCGCTCCGAGCTGGAGAGCAGCTCGGACCAGGCCGAGGAGGCGCGCAAGCAGACCCAGGAGAAGGAGCAGCAGCTCGGCATCCTGGCCGGCACGGTCGCCGCCGAGGGGCCCGGCATCACCCTGACCGTCGGCGATCCCACCGGGGCCGTCGAGTCCGACATGCTCCTCGACGCCATCCAGGAGCTGCGCGCCGCCGGTGCCGAGGCGATCCAGGTCAACGGTGTGCGGGTCGTCGCGGACAGTTATTTCACCGGTAGCGGTGATGACATGCGGATCGATGGAACGAAGGTGGCCGCTCCGTACGTCTTCAAGGTCATCGGCAAGCCGGAGGATCTCGAGCCCGCGCTCAACATCCCCGGCGGTGTCGTGCAGACCCTGGAGAAGGAGCAGGCCACAGCCACGGTGGAGCGGGCGCCGAAGATCGTCGTCGATGCCTTGCGACCCGCGAAGCGGCCTGACTACGCTCAGTCGTCCTCCCCGTGA